TACAAATCTTCTTTTGTGAAATTTCTGGGCTTTATTTGTTAGCGACTTTGTAAAAACTTATTCATACATGTCCGGGCTTTTAAAAATCTGACTATTTGGAGGCTTTGATTTAgatgattttgaagacattgtGTGCATTTCTGGCATTCATACTGGAGCTCTTTGATGTGTATGGTGATGGGGAGTTCAAGTGGTATTACGGGTATGGTTACTTCATTGCCAACTTAATTGTTATCGTAGGTTCATTTTAGGTAAGTGCACGTCATTTCAATGAACAAGTTAATCAAAATTTGACTTGCTCGGGTAAATTGTATTAGTTTTGCATTTGTGGTTcttcaaattgaaaaaaaaaaagttttcttCCCTGATGATTATTCTACTACAGGTACCCATACATGGCTGTCGTACTGAATTTCAGCCAGATGTGGGCATTATACTGCCTTGTGCAGTTCTACAATGTAACACATGAGACACTAAGACCAATAAAGCCTCTTGCAAAGTTTATCAGCTTTAAAGCCATCGTGTTTGCAACATGGTGGCAAGGCGTGGGCATTGCTTTGTTGTGTTCTTTCGGGGTGCtgccaaaagaagaaaaaatacagACTGGGCTGCAGGACTTCTTGATTTGTATCGAGGTGTGTCTTCTTTTCTTGTGTTCAATAATGTCACTTTAGCTTGGAATAAGTTCATTTCTCAGCCACCACAATCATTTgacatgaaataattttcatgtcacatgttattatattatattccaCTAAGGCCATGAGCCATTTTATGTCTTTGGGTTATTATGTTGAATTTGTAGCTGAAAGGCAAACCCTTTCATAATCGGCTAGAAGGTTCTTCAAGCTTTCTCATATAAGGTCTTAGGCTATTCCATTATCGTTTGTCTTGCATTATGTTATCTCACCCTCTTCTGGTTGTTACAAATTGGTAAAGTAGTCGGTACTTCAAAGATGAATAAGAGCTTATTTGTGTATAATTTTTTCCCCTGAATCTCCATAACCCATGCATGCATTAATTATTGTGGTTCAGGTAAAACTGGTAAAATGGTAACTAATGGATTCAAGCATTGTGGTTGGTTTTGGTAGATGGCTGTAGCGGCTGTTGCTCACATATTTGTGTTTCCGGTGAAGCCATATCGTTCAGGCCTCGAACAGCAACAGTCTGATTACGGAAAGATCATCAGCACCAGAGAAACGATAAAAGCAGCatcaaaagagaaagaaggaAAAGGGGCCGTTatagaaaagaaagaaacagAGGTGAAGTGCCCGGGGACGAGTGTGAAAGAGAGCATTCAGGATATTGTTGTGGGTGGCGGTCAACATGTAAGAAAGATTTGATGTTATGcagtatgtatgtatgtatgtatgtacgGTGTATAATTAATAATGGTGTGTGTAGGTTGTAAAGGATGTGGTGTTGACCATAAATCAGGCAATTGAGCCTGTGGAGAAAGGGGTGACCAAGATTCAGGAGACTTTCCATCAAAGAAAGGTGGCTTCTGACAACAAGAAGGAGGAGACGGCGGTTGAGGAACAtgtgcagaagaagaagaagactgtTGCATCAGTAGAAGAAGAAGGGATTAgcgaatcttcttcttcttcatctgttGCTGTTAGAAGAGGTAATGAAGAGGAAATAGTTATTAGTAGAAAAGGTCAAAATACTTAGCCAATAGATATAGTTCAGACTTGGCTATGGCACTTGGAATTAACAGccttttttataatgaaaaagtAGATTATTTTTTTGCCTTGTTGTAGTTTGTTTCATCATAAGAAGATCACAGCAGAAGATAGATAAAACACTCTCCTTCTGTAGATTTTCTAGTGATGGCAAATCCCAAGTATAAGCAACATCACAAAAGTTGATAGATGTGAAAGTACCAATGTCTTAATGAATAGAAAGAAATTGATTGATTAATCCTAGATGAAGAAAAGAAAgccaaatacatattttaaaataggatGAAATTGTTGAGTACATATTTTACAAACAATTGTTAACCACacaaataaaacaacaaatCAAGAACATCCATGATAGCACACACAAAGTCTGctgctt
This is a stretch of genomic DNA from Impatiens glandulifera chromosome 4, dImpGla2.1, whole genome shotgun sequence. It encodes these proteins:
- the LOC124933918 gene encoding protein LAZ1 homolog 2, giving the protein MHFVSLTFFSMIDVEDGFLHHNAYRYLHRPALIFAACLVLVSLLLSIHLIFSHLRSYTKPAEQKWIVAVLLIVPIYATESIVSLWNPRLSLVCDILRNCYEAFALYSFGSYLIACLGGERRVVELLEDESRKMLNERLLKEEGEVPKNPKAFCNFFRRPCLLGKDLLNIEKFGLVQYMILKTLCAFLAFILELFDVYGDGEFKWYYGYPYMAVVLNFSQMWALYCLVQFYNVTHETLRPIKPLAKFISFKAIVFATWWQGVGIALLCSFGVLPKEEKIQTGLQDFLICIEMAVAAVAHIFVFPVKPYRSGLEQQQSDYGKIISTRETIKAASKEKEGKGAVIEKKETEVKCPGTSVKESIQDIVVGGGQHVVKDVVLTINQAIEPVEKGVTKIQETFHQRKVASDNKKEETAVEEHVQKKKKTVASVEEEGISESSSSSSVAVRRGNEEEIVISRKGQNT